The Acinetobacter pittii genome contains a region encoding:
- a CDS encoding copper resistance D family protein: protein MNPETWIYATWLIKVILYLGIAFVVGGAFSYFLLGRYVEIKEILLKYITIGAGLGFISSTLGFFVLIGSFANTGLSGMWDSNYINILVNTPTGHIHIIRSVSFAFLLLFMLVKLSKGTIQISKVEGTIFTILLIPIVFSFSQLGHVTNLPLLAQFLLSIHVLVMSLWMGSLFPLWRTTKKITGLPLKDRMHLFGRIAAFVVGILLACGASIALLLIKDFNTLLNTPYGHGFIIKIAFVLSILLLAASNKWYFTPRLQDPKFAGQLGYAILFEISLGLMILLTTGYITTVVGID from the coding sequence ATGAATCCTGAAACTTGGATATATGCAACGTGGCTGATTAAAGTCATTTTATATTTAGGAATAGCCTTTGTCGTTGGGGGCGCCTTTAGCTATTTTCTACTGGGACGCTATGTAGAAATCAAGGAAATTCTCCTAAAGTACATTACTATTGGTGCCGGATTAGGCTTTATTTCAAGTACTTTAGGTTTCTTCGTTCTTATAGGAAGTTTTGCCAATACAGGTCTTTCTGGGATGTGGGACAGTAACTACATTAATATCTTAGTAAATACACCTACTGGGCATATCCATATCATCCGTTCAGTCAGCTTCGCATTTTTACTGTTATTTATGCTCGTAAAGCTTAGTAAAGGGACTATCCAGATTTCCAAAGTAGAAGGGACAATTTTTACCATCCTGCTCATCCCCATAGTTTTTAGTTTTTCACAACTAGGCCATGTTACGAATTTACCTTTATTAGCTCAATTCTTATTATCAATACATGTACTTGTAATGTCCTTATGGATGGGATCACTTTTCCCTTTATGGAGAACAACTAAAAAAATTACTGGTCTTCCATTAAAAGATCGCATGCATTTATTTGGAAGAATCGCAGCATTTGTTGTAGGAATACTACTCGCTTGTGGTGCCAGTATTGCGCTGTTACTCATTAAAGATTTTAATACTCTACTAAATACTCCTTATGGACATGGTTTTATTATTAAAATCGCATTTGTTCTAAGCATTTTATTATTAGCTGCCTCTAACAAATGGTATTTTACCCCTCGCTTACAAGACCCGAAATTTGCCGGACAGTTGGGTTATGCCATTTTATTTGAAATATCATTAGGCTTAATGATCCTTTTAACGACTGGATATATTACAACTGTAGTGGGAATTGATTAA
- a CDS encoding DUF932 domain-containing protein, with amino-acid sequence MAHQVEKMAFVGQTPWHGLGNQLTRNQPIEVWAEQAGLDWRIESSNVSYMAKNERGQSIIMPYEDQRVLYRSDTHAPLSVVSQRYQEVQPKEILEFYRDLTEQSGFELETAGVLKGGRKFWALARTGQSAALKSKDVSNGYILLATACDGTLATTAQFTSIRVVCNNTLAIALRGQNSSAGVVKVPHSTKFDAEKIKQQLGISVRAWDEHMYEMKQLSQRKVTQQEAAAYFDAVFNNTNLSIAEQDDSIIQFYRNVATPKQINSSRADNKTEPNGRAMSKVMTMFNGHGRGAELASAKDTAYGLLCSITEFADHERRAISTDHRMDSAWFGAGANLKQRGLEQALRMVV; translated from the coding sequence ATGGCACATCAAGTGGAAAAAATGGCATTTGTAGGTCAAACCCCTTGGCATGGTTTAGGGAATCAATTGACCCGAAACCAACCTATAGAAGTATGGGCGGAACAAGCAGGTCTGGACTGGCGAATTGAATCATCCAATGTCAGCTATATGGCAAAAAATGAACGTGGACAAAGCATCATCATGCCGTATGAAGATCAGAGAGTCCTTTATCGTTCAGATACTCATGCGCCGTTATCGGTAGTGAGTCAGCGTTATCAGGAAGTCCAGCCCAAAGAGATTTTAGAATTTTACCGAGACCTAACAGAGCAATCAGGCTTTGAACTGGAAACAGCGGGGGTACTTAAAGGTGGGCGTAAGTTCTGGGCATTGGCAAGAACAGGGCAATCGGCAGCGTTGAAAAGTAAGGATGTCAGTAATGGCTACATTTTGTTGGCAACTGCATGTGATGGCACATTGGCAACCACGGCGCAATTTACCTCGATTCGTGTGGTATGTAATAACACTTTAGCTATTGCCTTACGTGGGCAGAATAGTAGTGCTGGTGTAGTTAAAGTTCCACACAGTACCAAGTTTGATGCTGAGAAGATCAAACAGCAATTGGGTATTTCAGTTCGTGCATGGGATGAACACATGTATGAAATGAAGCAACTCAGCCAACGCAAAGTCACTCAGCAGGAAGCAGCAGCTTACTTTGATGCTGTGTTCAATAACACGAATCTGAGTATTGCCGAACAGGATGATAGTATCATTCAGTTCTACCGTAATGTAGCTACGCCTAAACAGATCAACTCATCCAGAGCCGATAATAAAACTGAACCCAATGGGCGCGCCATGTCAAAAGTCATGACCATGTTTAACGGACATGGACGTGGGGCAGAGTTAGCCTCAGCCAAAGATACGGCTTATGGCTTGTTGTGCAGTATTACAGAATTTGCAGATCACGAGCGACGGGCGATTTCAACGGATCATCGGATGGATTCGGCATGGTTTGGAGCTGGGGCCAACCTTAAACAACGTGGATTGGAACAGGCATTAAGAATGGTTGTATAA
- a CDS encoding copper resistance protein CopC: MKIFQNKVSALRNVLVGATMVVAASSAFAHVKLESATPAINASVASQPKNITLNFGDEVMLMNVKLLDAQRKDIPLNYQVTHDLKKSFEVAVPKLKKGKYTVVWTTMGADGHNMNGEYSFTIKSAK, from the coding sequence ATGAAAATTTTCCAAAATAAAGTGTCTGCTCTACGTAATGTACTAGTAGGTGCGACTATGGTTGTAGCTGCTTCAAGCGCATTTGCTCATGTCAAACTTGAAAGTGCTACTCCGGCTATTAATGCATCTGTAGCAAGCCAGCCCAAAAATATAACTTTGAATTTTGGTGATGAAGTCATGTTAATGAATGTCAAATTACTTGACGCTCAACGTAAAGACATCCCTTTAAATTACCAGGTAACTCATGATTTAAAAAAATCATTTGAAGTCGCAGTACCTAAACTTAAGAAAGGCAAGTACACAGTGGTTTGGACCACAATGGGTGCTGATGGTCATAACATGAATGGTGAATATAGCTTCACCATTAAATCAGCGAAATAA
- a CDS encoding heavy metal translocating P-type ATPase, with amino-acid sequence MNHHHEKKSINEALKDPVCGMAVTEESKFHEQVGIKTFYFCSEKCQIKFKHDPALYIAKENESASANASLNKMDTHSDSVNTLSIYTCPMHPEIRQNHPGNCPICGMSLEPLLPNLDEADDNSELKDFKRRFWYTLPLTLIVVFLAMFGHQLNWFEMKVQSWIELVLTLPIVFWAGWPFFVRCWQSILNRSPNMWTLIGIGTGAAFIYSLVGTLAPQVFPDSFVSMGRVAVYFEATAAIISLTLLGQVLELKARSQTSEAIKSLLGLAPKTARKINEDGREEDIPLSHVHVGDLLRVRPGEKVPVDGVITEGSSSIDESMLTGEPVPVTKRIGDQVIGATMNMNGSLVMRSEKVGSSTVLSQIVQMVAQAQRSKAPMQRMADQVAGWFVLVVIGISILTFFGWGIFGPEPSWVYGLINAVAVLIIACPCALGLATPMSIMVATGCGASNGVLFRDAAAIENLRKIDTLIIDKTGTLTEGHPSFDKVIALSGYEGNEVLRLAASLDQGSEHPLADAIVRAARERNLVLTTPTSFESGSGIGVKGELEGQQLALGNTALMEQLGISVDTYIPQAEQLRAEGASVMHLAVDGKLVGLLAVSDPIKASTPEAVHALKNSGLRIIMATGDGLTTAKSVGARLGIDEVYGEVKPADKLELVNKLQKEGRMVAMAGDGINDAPALAQADIGIAMGTGTDVAMNSAQVTLVKGDLRGIEIARSLSEATIKNMRQNLMFAFLYNALGIPLAAGILYPFTGWLLSPMIAALAMSLSSASVIGNALRLRS; translated from the coding sequence ATGAACCATCATCATGAAAAGAAAAGTATAAATGAAGCACTTAAGGATCCTGTCTGTGGCATGGCTGTAACAGAAGAATCTAAATTTCATGAACAAGTTGGTATTAAGACTTTTTACTTTTGTAGTGAAAAATGTCAGATAAAATTTAAGCATGATCCTGCTTTGTATATTGCTAAAGAAAATGAATCTGCTTCCGCAAATGCCTCTCTAAATAAGATGGATACACACTCAGATAGTGTAAATACCTTATCAATTTATACTTGCCCAATGCATCCAGAGATCCGGCAAAATCATCCCGGTAACTGCCCCATATGCGGTATGTCACTAGAACCATTACTACCCAATCTAGATGAAGCTGATGATAATTCTGAACTTAAAGATTTTAAAAGAAGATTTTGGTACACCTTACCGTTGACCCTAATTGTAGTATTTTTGGCGATGTTTGGTCATCAACTGAATTGGTTTGAAATGAAGGTGCAAAGCTGGATTGAACTTGTCCTTACTTTACCAATCGTTTTTTGGGCAGGTTGGCCATTTTTTGTAAGATGTTGGCAATCAATTTTAAATCGTAGTCCGAATATGTGGACTTTAATCGGAATTGGGACTGGGGCTGCATTTATATATAGTCTCGTTGGGACTTTGGCCCCACAAGTATTTCCAGATTCTTTTGTTTCTATGGGGCGTGTCGCTGTGTATTTTGAAGCTACAGCCGCCATTATTTCATTGACCTTATTAGGTCAAGTACTTGAATTAAAAGCTCGGTCACAGACTTCGGAAGCAATTAAGTCTTTACTTGGGCTGGCTCCAAAGACTGCAAGAAAAATTAACGAAGATGGCCGAGAGGAAGATATCCCACTTTCCCATGTACATGTTGGAGATTTACTGAGAGTGCGGCCAGGTGAAAAAGTACCTGTTGATGGAGTAATTACAGAAGGTTCAAGTTCTATTGATGAGTCGATGTTAACGGGGGAGCCAGTTCCGGTAACAAAACGTATAGGTGACCAAGTCATTGGTGCGACAATGAATATGAACGGTTCATTAGTGATGCGCTCGGAAAAGGTCGGCTCTTCAACAGTACTTTCACAGATAGTTCAAATGGTGGCACAGGCTCAGCGTTCTAAAGCCCCTATGCAAAGAATGGCAGATCAGGTAGCCGGTTGGTTTGTGCTGGTGGTGATCGGTATATCTATCCTTACTTTTTTTGGTTGGGGAATATTTGGACCAGAACCAAGTTGGGTATATGGACTAATCAATGCTGTCGCAGTTTTAATTATTGCTTGCCCGTGTGCTTTAGGATTGGCTACACCCATGTCAATCATGGTCGCAACAGGTTGTGGTGCATCCAATGGCGTACTCTTCCGTGATGCCGCAGCAATAGAAAATTTACGTAAGATAGATACATTAATTATTGATAAAACAGGCACCTTAACAGAAGGTCACCCCTCGTTTGATAAGGTCATTGCTTTATCCGGATATGAAGGGAATGAAGTTCTCAGACTAGCTGCGAGCTTGGATCAAGGTAGTGAACATCCCTTGGCGGATGCAATTGTACGGGCTGCCCGTGAAAGAAACCTTGTACTAACCACACCAACATCTTTCGAGTCAGGTTCCGGAATTGGTGTGAAGGGCGAGTTAGAGGGGCAACAATTAGCATTAGGCAATACCGCTCTAATGGAACAACTCGGCATATCAGTTGATACATATATCCCTCAAGCTGAGCAATTAAGAGCAGAAGGTGCGAGTGTTATGCATTTGGCTGTTGATGGGAAGCTCGTAGGATTATTGGCTGTTTCTGATCCAATCAAAGCCAGTACACCTGAGGCTGTGCATGCTCTGAAGAATTCTGGTTTAAGAATTATAATGGCCACAGGAGATGGTTTAACTACTGCAAAATCAGTTGGAGCTAGATTAGGCATTGATGAAGTTTATGGAGAAGTTAAACCGGCAGATAAACTGGAACTGGTTAATAAATTACAAAAAGAAGGAAGAATGGTTGCAATGGCAGGTGATGGCATCAATGATGCCCCAGCTTTAGCTCAAGCGGATATTGGTATTGCAATGGGAACAGGAACAGATGTGGCCATGAATAGTGCTCAAGTCACTTTAGTCAAAGGTGATTTACGGGGTATAGAGATCGCTCGTTCCCTGTCAGAGGCCACTATTAAAAATATGAGGCAAAACCTGATGTTTGCATTTCTTTATAATGCTTTAGGCATCCCTTTAGCTGCGGGTATTTTATATCCATTTACCGGTTGGCTACTTTCTCCTATGATCGCAGCTTTAGCAATGAGCCTAAGTTCAGCATCGGTTATTGGTAATGCTTTAAGGTTACGTAGTTAA
- a CDS encoding heavy metal sensor histidine kinase — MTHKLFNAISFRIALIFSLSTIIILMIMGLVIHQLVMHHFETQDRTQLEGKIQLLENLLEQNPKNTDELKIYLKDALVGHHDLIVQIERPTGQIIFSSAPAVIKAKTLVKSKHIPWIEWEIQNKTYRGLVYKKSFDKNMSVPTAQIIVGIDTSEHQHFLNDFRRQLLYIGVVGTICLMFLGWFAAWRGLRPVQKMAKVAEGISAQHLSERLAVDNTPTELKSLAIAFNDMLDRLETAVEKLSDFSSDLAHEIRTPINNLMTQTQVCLSRSRDINTYQEVLFSNLEEFERLARMVSDMLFLAKAEHGLHLPNLQQINLVQEISALFDFYDAIAAEKGMSLEQSGQGYVKGDPSMLRRALSNLLSNAIKYGKPDTVIKINCRQNIDTTIFTIENESSPITSEQLNRLFDRFYRTDASRQRVEEGTGLGLAITKSILDVHGATIQADYNNGRIAFQIIFKR; from the coding sequence ATGACTCATAAACTGTTTAATGCGATCAGTTTCCGTATTGCTCTCATCTTCTCATTATCTACCATTATTATCTTAATGATTATGGGGCTGGTCATTCATCAGCTTGTTATGCATCATTTTGAAACTCAGGACCGCACTCAGCTAGAAGGGAAAATTCAGCTTTTAGAAAATTTACTGGAACAGAATCCGAAAAATACCGATGAACTAAAGATATATTTAAAAGATGCTTTAGTTGGCCATCATGACCTAATTGTCCAGATTGAACGCCCAACTGGCCAAATCATTTTTAGTTCAGCACCTGCCGTTATAAAGGCTAAAACATTAGTAAAGTCCAAACATATCCCTTGGATAGAGTGGGAAATTCAAAATAAAACATACCGCGGTTTAGTTTATAAGAAGTCGTTTGATAAAAATATGAGTGTTCCAACTGCTCAAATTATTGTTGGAATCGATACCTCCGAACATCAACATTTTTTAAACGACTTTAGACGACAATTGTTATATATCGGAGTGGTGGGCACAATTTGTTTAATGTTTTTAGGTTGGTTTGCCGCATGGAGGGGCTTACGTCCAGTTCAGAAAATGGCAAAAGTTGCAGAAGGTATTTCAGCTCAGCATCTATCTGAACGTTTAGCAGTCGATAACACTCCTACTGAACTAAAATCATTAGCCATAGCCTTTAACGATATGCTAGATCGATTAGAAACTGCTGTAGAAAAACTCTCAGATTTTTCATCTGATCTTGCCCATGAAATTAGAACGCCAATTAATAATTTAATGACTCAAACTCAAGTATGTTTATCTCGTAGTCGGGATATTAATACTTATCAGGAAGTCCTCTTTTCTAATCTGGAAGAGTTTGAACGTTTGGCTCGAATGGTTTCAGATATGTTATTTCTTGCAAAGGCAGAGCATGGCCTACACTTACCAAACCTGCAGCAGATCAACCTGGTACAAGAAATTTCTGCTTTATTTGACTTCTATGATGCTATCGCTGCTGAAAAGGGAATGTCCCTAGAACAAAGTGGACAAGGATATGTAAAAGGCGATCCTTCAATGTTACGTCGTGCACTGAGTAATTTACTATCAAATGCGATCAAATATGGCAAACCTGATACAGTAATTAAGATTAACTGCCGACAAAATATTGATACCACTATATTTACAATCGAAAATGAAAGCTCACCAATAACATCTGAGCAGCTGAATCGGTTATTTGACCGTTTTTACCGTACGGATGCGTCCAGACAAAGAGTTGAGGAAGGCACAGGTTTAGGTCTAGCAATTACCAAGTCAATTCTTGATGTACATGGTGCAACGATTCAAGCGGACTATAACAACGGTCGGATAGCTTTTCAAATAATTTTTAAAAGATAA
- a CDS encoding heavy metal response regulator transcription factor — MRILLVEDEQKTGDYLKQGLSEAGYITDWVTDGLSGKHQALSEEYDLIILDVMLPKLDGWNIINDIRKSGKTMPILFLSARDQIEDRVKGLELGADDYLVKPFAFAELLARIKTLLRRGQQKEDSNIITIADLELDLRKRRVTRAGQRIDLTAKEFALMELFMRRRGEILPRALIASQIWDMNFDSDTNVVEVAIKRLRNKIDSNFSPKLIQNIRGMGYVLEVEDDS, encoded by the coding sequence ATGAGAATCTTACTAGTTGAAGATGAACAAAAAACTGGTGATTATCTAAAGCAAGGTCTTTCTGAGGCAGGATATATTACAGACTGGGTTACAGATGGCTTATCAGGTAAACATCAAGCTCTTTCTGAAGAATATGATCTAATTATACTAGATGTAATGTTACCGAAGTTAGATGGTTGGAATATCATTAATGATATTCGCAAAAGTGGCAAAACTATGCCTATCCTTTTTCTCTCAGCACGTGATCAAATTGAAGATAGAGTTAAAGGCCTGGAACTAGGAGCTGATGATTATCTCGTTAAGCCTTTTGCTTTTGCAGAACTTCTTGCCCGAATTAAAACTTTACTTCGTCGCGGTCAACAAAAGGAAGATAGCAATATTATTACTATTGCTGATCTTGAACTTGATCTTCGTAAACGCCGTGTCACACGTGCTGGACAAAGAATTGACCTTACAGCTAAAGAGTTCGCATTGATGGAATTATTCATGCGTAGACGTGGAGAGATTCTGCCTCGTGCTCTCATTGCTTCTCAAATATGGGATATGAATTTTGATAGTGATACAAACGTTGTAGAAGTCGCTATTAAACGTCTAAGAAATAAAATAGATAGTAATTTTAGTCCTAAGTTGATTCAAAACATCCGCGGAATGGGGTATGTCTTAGAGGTAGAAGATGACTCATAA